GGGCCTCGAGGCCTTCATCGAGCACGTGCTGCCGATCCTGCGTAGCAAGGGCCTGTTCCGAGAGGAGTACGAGGGCAGGACGCTGCGGGAGCACTACGGGCTCGTGGTGCCGCCGAACAGCTTCCGCTGACAAGACCAGACGCCCGTCGGCTCAGCCGGGCGTCCCCGTCGCCTGCCAGGCACCACGTGCCTGGCAGGCGAAAGCCGCGCGCTGGGCCTCTGCCGACCGGTCTCAGGCGCGGCGCCGGCGGGTGGGATCGGTGACCGACGGCGGGTGGTATCCGGCGTCTCGCGAGGACAGGGTGACTCCGGGAGGCACGATCTTGTCGATCTCGTCGAGCACGTCGGGGGCCAGCCGCAGGGACGCCGCGCCGAGTTGCCCTTCGAGCTGCTCGAAGGTGCGGGGCCCGACGATCGGCGCCGTGACGGCCGGGTGTTCGAGCACGAACGCCAGCGCCAGGTGCACCAGTGACAAACCCGCTTCCTCGGCGAGGACGGCGAGCGCCTCGACCGCCCGGAGCTTCTCGGCGTTGTCGGGGTTGTCGATCTCGAAGCGGCCCTGCTGGGCGCTGCGGCTGGACGAGGGCTGCGCCGCGCCCGCCCGGAACTTCCCGGTCAGCCAGCCTCCGGCCAGCGGGCTCCACGGGATTACCGCGAGCCCGTACTTCTGCGCGATCGGCAGCACTTCGCGCTCGATGCCGCGGGCGAGGAGCGAATACGGGGGCTGCTCGGCGACCACCCGCTCCCGGTCGCGCTGCTGCGCCACCCACTGGGCCTCGACGATCGCGGACGGCTCGAACGTCGATGTGCCGATGTAGCGGATCTTGCCCTGGTGGACGAGGTCCGAGAGCGCGCCGAGCGTTTCGTCGATGTTGGTGTCCTCCTCCGGCCGGTGCACCTGGTACAGGTCGATGTGGTCGGTCTGCAGGCGGCTGAGCGAGTCCTCGACCGCACGCAGGATCCACCGGCGCGAGTTGCCGAAGCGGTTGGCGTCCTCGCCCATCCGGCCGTGGAACTTCGTGGCCAGGAAGACCTCGTCGCGTCGGCCGCGCAAGGCCTTGCCGACAATCGTCTCCGACTCGCCCTGGCTGTAGACGTCTGCCGTGTCGAGGAGGTTGATCCCGGCGTCGAGCGCCCGGTGGATGATGCGGATGCTCTCCTCGTGGTCCGGGTTGCCCCGTGCACCGAACATCATCGTGCCCAGCGCGAGCGCACTGACTTTGACGCCGGTGCGGCCGAACGGGCGGAGCGGGATGGTCATCGGGTCTCTCCTCGGGTCTGCGACAACAGGTCGATGTCGGCATGGGGGCCGGCGCTCTGGAACGCCTGCCACAATCGGGCGTAGTGGCCGTCCGCGCGGAGCAGTTCGGCGTGCGAGCCGACTTCGAGCACCCGGCCGTGGCCGAGCACTACGATCCGGTCGGCGGCCATGGCGGTGGTGAGCCGGTGGGCCACCACGATGGTGGTGCGCCGGCGGGTCAGGGCCGCGGTGGCCTGCGTGACCCGCCGCTCGGTGGCGAGGTCCAGCGAGGCCGTGGCCTCGTCGAGCAGGAGGATGTCCGGATCGACCAGTTCGGCGCGGGCCAGGGCCAGCAGCTGCCGTTGGCCGGCCGAGAGCGTGCGGCCTCGTTCTCCGACATCGGTGAGATACCCGTGGCGCAGTCCGGCGACCATCTCGTGCGCACCGACCGCACGCGCGGCCGCCTCCACCTCGGTGTCGGTGGCATCGGGCCTGCCGTAGGCGATCGCGTCCCGCACGGTGCCGCCGGAGATATGGGACTCCTGCGGCACGATGCCCAGCCGGTGCCGGAACCATCCGAGGTCGAAGTCCCGCAGGTCGATGCCGTCGATGCGTACCGTGCCCCGGGTGGGGTCGTAGAATCGGGCGACCAGCTTGACGATGGTCGACTTGCCGGCGCCCGTGGTGCCGACCAGGGCGACCGTCTCGCCCGCCCCGATGCGCAAGCGGACACTGTGGAGCACCTCGCTCGCCTCGGCGCCGCCCGCGGCGGTGCGATAGCCGAAGCCGACGTCCTCGAACTCGATCACGCCGCCCAACTCGGCTACCCGCGTGGAATTCGGCGAGGTGGGCGTCCCCGAGGGCGTGCGCATGAGCGACCGCAGCCGACCCAGGCCGACGACCGCCTGCTGGTAGCCGTCGAAGACCTGGGAGAGCTGTTGGATCGGGGAGAAGAACAGGTCGACGTAGAGCAGGAACGCGATCAGCGTCCCGGCCGAGAGCACTCCGGAGCGCACTTGGTGCTCGCCCACGTAGAGCACCGCCGCGCCGGCCGCGACGCTGAGGAACTCCACGAAGGGGAAGAACGTCGCCATCAGCCGCTGTGCGTACAGGCGCGAGTCGCGGAATGCCCAAGCCCGCGCGGCGAACGCCCGATGGTTGTGCGCCTCGCGCCCGAATGCCTGCGTGACCCGGATCAGGGTCACGTTCTCCTGCAGGTCGGCGTTGACCGCGCTCACCTTCTCGCGGGCGTCGAGGTAGGCGGGCACCGATCGCCGCCGGAAGAGCGCGGTCGCGAGGGCCAGCACCGGCAGCGCGGCCACGAGAACCAGCGCCAGCCCGGTGTCGATGGCCAGCAGCGCGATGAGCACGCCGAACACGGTCAGCACGCTGACGACGAACGTCGCCAGACCGGTCTGCAGGAAGTTCGAGAGCGAGTCGACGTCCGTCGTCATCCGGGTCATGATCCGGCCGGCCTGTTCGCGCTCGTAATAGTCGAGGCCGAGCCGCTGCAGCTGCGCGAAGGTCTTGACCCGCAGCGTGTAGAGCAGCCGCTCGCCGGTCCGGCCGGTGACGCGGACCTGGCAGATCCCGCAGATCCAGTCGGCGACGACGATCCCGGTCGCGGCCAGCGAGACCAGCAGCAGCGCGTGCACGGAGCCTCGCGCGATACCGGAGTCCACGCCGTGCCGCACCAGGACCGGCACCGCGATCTCGGCGGCCGCGTCGAGCGCGACGAGGAACAGGCCGAGCAGCAACGCGCCGCGGAACGGCCGCACCAGCGACGCCAGCCCGAAGTGCGGATCGGCGGCGCGGGCCCGGTCCGTGCTGATGTGAGGGTCCTGATCGACGAGCGGCACCTCGGCCAGGCGCTCGAGCATCTCGGGCGTCGGCGGCGCCGACCCGAGGACACCGCCGCCGAGCGCGCCCCGAGCGCCCCCGCCGTGTCCGGCCGCGCGCGCCGCGAAGGCGTGCGCGACCCGCAGACCGACCGCCTCCCCGGACTCCGCCTCGCCGGGCGGCCGCTGCCAGAGCTCCTCGGTGATCCCGCCCGGCCGGTACGGGCCCGCCGCCTCGAGGGCGTCGATGTCGAGCTCGCCGGGCAACGGCTCTCCCGACAGCAGCGCCCGGTAGACCGGACAGCGCTGCTCGAGTTCGGCCGCCGTCCCGATGTCGAGGACCCGGCCGCCGTCGAGCACCGCGATCCGGTCGGCCAGTTCCAGCGTCGAGGCCCGGTGCGCGATGATCAGCGTGGTGCGTTTCCGGGTGACTCCGTGCAGGCCGGCGTGGATCTCCTGCTCCACCCGGGCATCGATCGCCGAGGTGGCGTCGTCGAGGATCAATACCGCCGGATCACGCAGGATCGCGCGGGCCAGGGCGATCCGCTGCCGCTGGCCGCCGGACAGCGTCAGGCCCTGTTCGCCGACGACGGTCTCGTAGCCGTCCGGGAGCGTGTCGATGAACTCGTCGGCGCGCGCTGTCCGCGCCGCAGCGCGGACCCGCTCGATCGGGGCATCCGGTTCGGCGAACGCGATGTTCGCGCGGACGGTGCCGGAGATCAGGCGGCTGTCTTCGAAGACGAACCCGAGGCGGGCGCGCAACGAGGCCAGGCGCAGGTCGCGCACGTCGAACCCGCCCACGCGCACGGAGCCCGCCCGCGGGTCGTAGAAGCGGGGGATGAGGTGCGCCGCC
This genomic window from Actinospica robiniae DSM 44927 contains:
- a CDS encoding ABC transporter transmembrane domain-containing protein, which encodes MIGSDQSTLGDGVARRPDGGWLRRLGGYCLRHRADVVTAYGSALVAAVATSVLPLVLRHIVDGVGDRSLRMAPWLLLLAGLGAVRFAASFLRRYCSGRLSLGVQYDLRNDALASLLRLGGGYQDELRTGQVVSRSISDVTLIQQLLQMLPNMTGNFLMFFVSLVLMAVLSPILTLVALVVAPALYLIARHSRVDLFPATWHAQQEAAEVATGVEEAVTGVRVVKGFGQEEREIRELEARARRLFSSRVRVARLTSRYNPALQAVPPLGQVAVLALGGWLALRGEITLGTFLAFTTYLSSFVNPVRQAATLLTVWQQARAGVERVLDIVDVAPGIADRPDAVDLPDAPLALEWDGVVYGHGDDGETPLLNGFSLRVEAGETIALVGAAGSGKSTAAHLIPRFYDPRAGSVRVGGFDVRDLRLASLRARLGFVFEDSRLISGTVRANIAFAEPDAPIERVRAAARTARADEFIDTLPDGYETVVGEQGLTLSGGQRQRIALARAILRDPAVLILDDATSAIDARVEQEIHAGLHGVTRKRTTLIIAHRASTLELADRIAVLDGGRVLDIGTAAELEQRCPVYRALLSGEPLPGELDIDALEAAGPYRPGGITEELWQRPPGEAESGEAVGLRVAHAFAARAAGHGGGARGALGGGVLGSAPPTPEMLERLAEVPLVDQDPHISTDRARAADPHFGLASLVRPFRGALLLGLFLVALDAAAEIAVPVLVRHGVDSGIARGSVHALLLVSLAATGIVVADWICGICQVRVTGRTGERLLYTLRVKTFAQLQRLGLDYYEREQAGRIMTRMTTDVDSLSNFLQTGLATFVVSVLTVFGVLIALLAIDTGLALVLVAALPVLALATALFRRRSVPAYLDAREKVSAVNADLQENVTLIRVTQAFGREAHNHRAFAARAWAFRDSRLYAQRLMATFFPFVEFLSVAAGAAVLYVGEHQVRSGVLSAGTLIAFLLYVDLFFSPIQQLSQVFDGYQQAVVGLGRLRSLMRTPSGTPTSPNSTRVAELGGVIEFEDVGFGYRTAAGGAEASEVLHSVRLRIGAGETVALVGTTGAGKSTIVKLVARFYDPTRGTVRIDGIDLRDFDLGWFRHRLGIVPQESHISGGTVRDAIAYGRPDATDTEVEAAARAVGAHEMVAGLRHGYLTDVGERGRTLSAGQRQLLALARAELVDPDILLLDEATASLDLATERRVTQATAALTRRRTTIVVAHRLTTAMAADRIVVLGHGRVLEVGSHAELLRADGHYARLWQAFQSAGPHADIDLLSQTRGETR
- a CDS encoding aldo/keto reductase; this encodes MTIPLRPFGRTGVKVSALALGTMMFGARGNPDHEESIRIIHRALDAGINLLDTADVYSQGESETIVGKALRGRRDEVFLATKFHGRMGEDANRFGNSRRWILRAVEDSLSRLQTDHIDLYQVHRPEEDTNIDETLGALSDLVHQGKIRYIGTSTFEPSAIVEAQWVAQQRDRERVVAEQPPYSLLARGIEREVLPIAQKYGLAVIPWSPLAGGWLTGKFRAGAAQPSSSRSAQQGRFEIDNPDNAEKLRAVEALAVLAEEAGLSLVHLALAFVLEHPAVTAPIVGPRTFEQLEGQLGAASLRLAPDVLDEIDKIVPPGVTLSSRDAGYHPPSVTDPTRRRRA